A single region of the Nicotiana sylvestris chromosome 6, ASM39365v2, whole genome shotgun sequence genome encodes:
- the LOC104223600 gene encoding uncharacterized protein yields MSSGDWMCAACQHINFKKRDACQRCSCPKYATSADVAMYGLNKTEVLAGDWYCSPMNCGSHNYASRTNCYRCGALKSDYYGIGAGMMASAGYGYDASSVPGWKSGDWICSRLGCGVHNYASRAECYKCKTPRDFGGDLRESNLY; encoded by the exons ATGAGCAGTGGAGATTGGATGTGTGCTGCATGCCAACACATAAATTTCAAGAAAAGGGATGCATGCCAACGATGCAGCTGCCCTAAATATGCAACGTCGGCTGATGTTGCCATGTATGGACTAAACAAAACAGAAGTCTTAGCTGGAGATTGGTATTGCAGTCCAATGAACTGTGGTTCTCACAACTATGCGAGTCGAACAAACTGCTATAGATGTGGTGCATTAAAAAGCGATTATTATGGTATCGGAGCAGGAATGATGGCATCAGCCGGTTATGGATATGATGCAAGTTCTGTTCCTGGTTGGAAGAGTGGTGATTGGATTTGCAGCAG ATTAGGATGTGGTGTGCACAACTATGCCAGCAGAGCAGAATGTTACAAGTGCAAGACACCTAGGGATTTTG GAGGTGATCTGAGAGAAAGTAACCTATATTGA